A region from the Salvia splendens isolate huo1 chromosome 15, SspV2, whole genome shotgun sequence genome encodes:
- the LOC121768907 gene encoding protein HOTHEAD-like, with protein sequence MALVGCVVVYWCSLVWITTQLSFSQGAQYDHPAQYRYPFIKPASSFSSVPSSAAWVNPAAAYDYIIVGGGTAGCPLAATLARNYSVLLLERGGTPFANSNVSFMQNFHITLADISEKSASQMFISTDGVFNARARVLGGGTCINAGFYTRASASEIEKAGWDAELVNESYPWIENQIIHQPDFGPWQRAIRDSLLEIGVAPFNGFTYDHLYGTKVGGTIFDRFGRRHTAAELLASANPDNLRVLVRATVQRIEFDTMGKRPKAVGVIFKDENGKTHRAVLSKRARSEIIVSSGAIGSPHLLLLSGIGPKADLEKFNIPVVLDNGFVGKNMSDNPMNTIFVPSKTPVKQSLIQTVGITKVGVYIEASSGFGQNKSSIHCDHGLASAEIGQLSTIPPKQRTHAAIHGFKNRKRNLPVEAFQGGFILEKIARPLSQGEVKLSNTNVDENPSITFNYFSHPDDLARCVEGIRIVEKLLKSKPFSNYTQLDDDVVEKLLNMSVEANVNLIPRHTNDTKSLEQFCRDTVITIWHYHGGCHVGKVVGPDYRVLGVDRLRVVDGSTFFDSPGTNPQATVMMLGRYVGVKILRERLGEAARV encoded by the exons aTGGCTTTGGTTGGTTGTGTAGTTGTTTACTGGTGTTCACTTGTTTGGATCACTACTCAGCTCTCTTTCTCCCAAG GTGCTCAATATGATCATCCAGCACAATACCGGTACCCCTTCATCAAGCCAGCTAGCTCGTTCTCATCGGTGCCGTCCTCCGCCGCGTGGGTGAACCCCGCCGCCGCGTACGACTACATCATAGTGGGCGGCGGCACGGCGGGGTGCCCCCTCGCCGCCACGCTGGCGCGGAATTACTCCGTTCTGCTGCTGGAGAGAGGGGGGACGCCGTTCGCGAACTCGAATGTGTCGTTTATGCAGAATTTCCACATCACTCTGGCCGATATATCGGAGAAATCGGCGTCGCAGATGTTCATCTCCACCGATGGGGTGTTCAATGCCAGGGCTAGGGTTTTGGGCGGTGGGACCTGCATCAATGCTGGATTTTACACCCGGGCAAGCGCAAG TGAGATTGAGAAAGCAGGGTGGGATGCTGAGCTTGTGAATGAGTCCTACCCTTGGATTGAGAACCAGATCATCCATCAGCCTGATTTCGGTCCGTGGCAGCGAGCCATACGTGACAGCCTATTAGAAATTGGGGTCGCACCTTTCAATGGCTTCACCTATGACCATTTGTATGGCACCAAGGTCGGTGGAACCATCTTCGACCGCTTCGGCCGCCGCCACACGGCTGCCGAGCTTCTCGCCTCCGCCAATCCCGATAACCTCCGTGTCCTGGTCCGTGCAACGGTCCAGAGGATCGAGTTCGACACAATGG GGAAAAGGCCCAAGGCAGTTGGAGTGATCTTCAAGGACGAGAACGGGAAGACACATAGGGCGGTGCTGTCGAAGAGGGCGAGGAGCGAGATCATCGTGTCCTCGGGTGCAATCGGGAGCCCTCACTTGCTGCTATTGAGCGGGATTGGGCCGAAGGCTGATCTCGAGAAGTTCAACATCCCGGTGGTGCTTGACAATGGGTTCGTGGGGAAGAACATGTCGGACAACCCGATGAACACGATCTTCGTCCCGAGCAAGACGCCCGTGAAGCAGTCCCTCATCCAAACCGTCGGAATCACCAAGGTGGGAGTCTACATTGAAGCTAGCAGTGGCTTTGGACAGAACAAAAGTAGCATCCATTGTGACCATGGCCTTGCTTCTGCTGAG ATAGGGCAGCTCTCCACCATCCCCCCGAAGCAGCGGACGCACGCAGCGATCCACGGCTTCAAGAACCGGAAGCGGAACCTCCCGGTCGAAGCCTTCCAAGGAGGCTTCATCCTGGAGAAGATCGCCCGGCCGCTCTCCCAGGGCGAGGTGAAGCTCTCCAACACCAACGTCGACGAGAACCCCTCCATCACCTTCAACTACTTCAGCCACCCGGACGACCTAGCCCGGTGCGTGGAGGGCATCCGCATAGTCGAAAAGCTCCTCAAGTCGAAGCCCTTCTCCAACTACACACAGCTCGACGACGACGTGGTGGAGAAGCTCCTCAACATGAGCGTCGAGGCCAATGTCAACCTCATTCCCCGGCACACCAACGACACCAAGTCCCTCGAGCAGTTCTGCAGGGACACGGTCATCACTATATGGCACTACCACGGGGGCTGCCACGTGGGGAAGGTGGTGGGCCCCGACTACCGGGTCCTCGGTGTTGACAGGCTCCGGGTGGTGGATGGCTCGACCTTTTTTGACTCCCCGGGGACTAATCCTCAGGCAACGGTCATGATGTTGGGACG GTACGTCGGG
- the LOC121767740 gene encoding protein ROOT HAIR DEFECTIVE 3-like, protein MDKECCSTHLIDGDGNFNVEGVDIFMKEVKLAECGLSYAVVAIMGPQSSGKSTLMNHLFNTNFREMDAFKGRSQTTKGIWMARCVGMEPCTVVMDLEGTDGRERGEDDTAFEKQSSLFALAVSDIVLINMWCHDIGREQAANKPLLKTVFQVMMRLFSPRKTTLLFVIRDKTRTPLENLEPVLREDIQKIWDSVPKPEVHRETPLSDFFNVQVVALSSFEEREDQFREQVSDLRKRFHQSIAPGGLAGDRRGVVPASGFSFSAQQIWKVIKENKDLDLPAHKVMVATVRCDEIANEKYSSFTENSEWCELEEMVKTEPVRGFGKKLTSIIDVCIKEYDYEATFFDEGVRTAKRKQLEDKLLQLVQPAYQSMLGHIRAGTLDKFKESFNDALNEGKGFSAAARDCTKLCMSQFDEEAEVVHIEQANWDASKVREKLIRDIDAHTESVQTAKLSELTSTYETKLNEALSAPVEALLDGASSDTWPAIRKLLQREKENSASGFSSALSGFEMDNSTKDKMVSKLETHAKGIVEAKAKEEAGRVLIRMKDRFTTLFSHDSDSMPRVWSGKEDIRGITKTARAASLKLLSIMAAIRLEDDADNIENLLSLALMDPKAAASANKSITADPLASSSWDKIPTTRTLLTPVQCKSLWRQFKSETEYTVGQAITAQEANKRNNNWLPPPWAIVALLILGFNEFMTLLRNPLYLGVIFMGFLLVKALWVQLDVSNDFRLGFLPGLLSISTKFLPTVMNLMKKLAEEGTAAATPNQERNASSQSKSSPASSGVTSSDSAHNKTQ, encoded by the exons ATGG ATAAAGAGTGTTGCTCAACTCACCTCATAGATGGTGATGGTAACTTCAACGTTGAGGGGGTCGACATTTTCATGAAAGAAGTGAAACTTGCAGAATGCGGGCTTTCTTATGCAGTCGTAGCCATCATGGGCCCTCAGAGCAGCG ggaagagtacattgatgaaTCATCTTTTCAATACTAATTTCAGAGAAATGGATGCTTTCAAGGGAAG GTCCCAAACCACAAAAGGTATATGGATGGCTAGGTGCGTCGGCATGGAACCTTGTACTGTTGTCATGGATTTAGAGGGTACTGATGGAAGAGAACGAGGAGAG GATGATACTGCATTTGAGAAACAGAGTTCTCTTTTTGCCCTTGCTGTATCAGATATAGTTCTGATAAACAT GTGGTGTCATGACATTGGCCGTGAGCAAGCTGCAAATAAACCTCTCCTGAAAACTGTGTTTCAG GTTATGATGAGATTATTTAGTCCGCGTAAGACAACTTTGTTGTTCGTTATTCGTGATAAGACAAGG ACACCTTTGGAAAACCTGGAACCAGTTTTACGAGAAGACATTCAGAAG ATATGGGATTCTGTCCCGAAACCTGAAGTTCACCGGGAAACTCCATTAAGCGATTTTTTCAAT GTTCAAGTTGTGGCTCTCTCTAGTTTTGAAGAGAGAGAAGATCAATTTAGAGAGCAG GTGTCAGATCTAAGAAAGCGATTTCACCAATCTATAGCACCTGGTGGGCTTGCTGGTGATAGGCGTGGTGTTGTTCCAGCTTCAGGCTTTTCATTCAGTGCGCAACAAATATGGAAGGTCATAAAGGAGAACAAGGACCTTGACCTGCCTGCTCACAAG GTTATGGTTGCTACCGTCCGTTGTGATGAGATTGCTAATGAAAAGTACTCATCTTTCACTGAAAATTCG GAATGGTGTGAATTAGAAGAGATGGTAAAAACTGAACCAGTACGAGGGTTCGGGAAGAAGCTTACATCAATTATTGATGTTTGTATAAAAGA GTATGATTATGAAGCCACATTTTTTGACGAAGGAGTGAGAACTGCAAAGCGAAAGCAGTTGGAAGATAAGCTTTTACAG CTTGTCCAACCTGCGTACCAATCCATGTTGGGACATATACGCGCAGGAACCTTGGATAAGTTCAAAGAATCATTTAACGATGCCTTAAATGAGGGAAAAGGATTCTCTGCAGCTGCACGCGATTGTACTAAGCTCTGTATGTCTCAGTTTGATGAAGAGGCTGAAG TCGTTCATATTGAGCAAGCAAACTGGGATGCTTCTAAAGTGAGAGAGAAACTTATCCGTGACATTGACGCGCATACTGAATCAGTTCAGACAGCCAAGTTGTCAGAGCTTACAAGCACATATGAG ACTAAGTTAAATGAGGCATTGTCTGCACCCGTTGAGGCTTTGTTAGACGGAGCTAGCAGTGACACATGGCCGGCAATCAGAAAACTTCTCCAGCGCGAGAAAGAAAATTCTGCTTCTGGCTTTTCCTCTGCGCTTTCTGGTTTTGAAATGGATAACTCAACCAAGGATAAAATGGTGTCGAAGTTGGAGACTCATGCAAAAGGAATCGTTGAAGCGAAGGCAAAAGAAGAAGCTGGAAGAGTTTTGATCCGTATGAAAGATAG GTTCACAACACTATTTAGCCATGATTCTGATTCGATGCCACGTGTCTGGAGTGGAAAAGAAGATATTCGAGGCATCACTAAAACTGCGCGTGCTGCT TCGTTGAAGTTGCTATCGATCATGGCTGCCATCCGGCTGGAAGACGATGCTGATAATATCGAGAATCTCTTGTCCCTTGCTCTTATGGACCCGAAAGCAGCAGCTTCTGCCAATAAGAGTATCACAGCGGACCCTCTGGCCTCGAGCAGTTGGGATAAG ATTCCAACAACCAGAACCTTGCTAACACCGGTCCAGTGCAAATCTCTATGGAGGCAGTTTAAATCTGAGACCGAGTACACAGTCGGTCAGGCAATCACTGCTCAG GAGGCCAACAAGAGAAACAACAACTGGCTACCGCCTCCATGGGCAATCGTTGCGCTACTTATCTTGGGTTTTAACGAATTTATGACGCTTTTGAG AAATCCTTTGTACTTGGGGGTGATTTTCATGGGATTTCTGCTCGTGAAAGCCCTCTGGGTGCAATTAGACGTCTCCAACGACTTCCGTCTTGGCTTT CTACCTGGGCTTCTCTCAATATCCACCAAATTTCTACCTACTGTAATGAACCTTATGAAGAAGCTAGCCGAGGAGGGTACAGCGGCTGCCACTCCAAATCAAGAGCGAAACGCGTCTAGTCAGTCGAAGAGCTCCCCTGCTTCCTCTGGGGTAACTTCATCTGACTCTGCACATAATAAAACACAGTAA